The following are encoded together in the Pectobacterium wasabiae CFBP 3304 genome:
- the exbD gene encoding TonB system transport protein ExbD: protein MAMHLKEDVGDDGEMHDINVTPFIDVMLVLLIIFMVAAPLATVDIRVDLPASSAVPQPRPEKPLYLTVKADKQMFLGEEAINEQSLAQVLDAKTSANKETTIFFQADKSVDYETIMSVMDSLRKAGYLKVGLVGAETAAAK from the coding sequence ATGGCGATGCATTTGAAGGAGGACGTAGGTGATGACGGTGAAATGCATGACATCAACGTCACGCCGTTCATTGACGTCATGCTGGTTCTGCTGATCATCTTCATGGTGGCAGCTCCGCTGGCAACGGTGGATATTCGTGTCGATCTGCCAGCATCATCAGCCGTGCCGCAGCCGCGTCCAGAGAAGCCGCTTTATCTGACAGTAAAAGCGGATAAGCAAATGTTTCTGGGGGAAGAGGCGATTAACGAGCAGTCTCTGGCTCAGGTATTGGATGCGAAAACCAGTGCCAACAAAGAAACAACTATCTTCTTTCAGGCGGATAAAAGCGTCGATTATGAAACCATCATGAGCGTGATGGATTCACTGCGTAAAGCGGGTTACCTCAAGGTTGGTTTGGTTGGTGCGGAAACCGCTGCCGCTAAATAA
- a CDS encoding glycoside hydrolase family 32 protein, producing MKEIHLLKRMAHALMSGHSRKQDDPYRPEWHLSPSVGLLNDPNGFIHHNGRYHLFYQWNPLACAHGAKFWGHWSSADLVNWKHEPVALVPSESYESHGCYSGSAVVDQGAIMLMYTGNVKYDDGSRTAFQCLARENPNGEYDKLGAVLTLPDGYTGHVRDPKVWRHDDHWYMVLGAQDLDLQGKVLLYRSADLLAWDKIGEIAGSRLGGLGDFGYMWECPDLFPLDGKDVLICCPQGIPAEEERYLNTFQAGYFIGSLDYESGTYPHQGFHELDLGFEFYAPQTALSEDGRRLLFGWMSIPDDNEFFEPTIEHGWIHTMTCPRELTQHGDRVYQRPARELQQLRRQHDIWQGAADYAPPLAISRAEVLITAQGEFQFNLASQIVLCWDGERVTMSRRNRRTGEPEHRYWRGDLHQLQILCDRSSIEIFINDGEAVMSARYFPESEATIMFSGSGRLTLQHWLLAPCVIE from the coding sequence ATGAAGGAAATCCACTTACTCAAGCGCATGGCGCACGCCCTGATGTCAGGCCACTCACGGAAACAAGACGATCCTTATCGCCCAGAATGGCACCTTTCCCCGAGCGTTGGCCTGCTTAACGATCCAAATGGATTTATTCATCACAACGGGCGTTACCATCTGTTTTATCAGTGGAATCCTTTGGCCTGTGCCCACGGAGCAAAATTCTGGGGGCACTGGAGTTCCGCCGATCTGGTGAATTGGAAGCATGAACCCGTGGCGCTGGTGCCAAGCGAAAGCTATGAAAGCCACGGCTGCTACTCCGGTTCTGCCGTGGTAGATCAGGGTGCGATTATGCTGATGTATACGGGTAACGTGAAATACGACGATGGCTCACGTACCGCGTTTCAGTGCCTCGCCCGCGAAAACCCCAACGGTGAATATGACAAGCTAGGAGCAGTGCTGACGCTCCCCGACGGCTACACCGGCCACGTCCGCGATCCGAAAGTGTGGCGTCATGACGATCATTGGTACATGGTGCTCGGTGCACAAGATCTCGATCTTCAGGGAAAAGTACTGCTCTATCGTTCTGCCGATCTGCTGGCATGGGACAAGATCGGTGAGATCGCTGGTTCCCGTTTAGGTGGACTCGGTGATTTTGGCTATATGTGGGAGTGTCCAGACCTGTTCCCGCTGGATGGCAAAGATGTACTGATTTGCTGCCCACAGGGTATTCCCGCCGAAGAGGAACGCTACCTGAATACCTTTCAGGCCGGTTATTTTATTGGCTCACTCGACTACGAAAGCGGTACTTATCCACATCAGGGGTTCCACGAACTGGATCTCGGCTTCGAGTTTTACGCACCGCAAACTGCGCTAAGTGAAGACGGACGACGTCTGCTGTTCGGCTGGATGTCGATTCCTGATGACAATGAGTTTTTTGAACCGACGATCGAACATGGCTGGATCCATACCATGACCTGCCCGCGTGAACTCACACAGCATGGCGATCGCGTTTATCAACGTCCTGCACGCGAATTGCAACAGTTGCGCAGGCAGCATGATATCTGGCAGGGTGCTGCAGACTACGCGCCGCCGCTCGCCATTAGCCGCGCGGAAGTGCTCATCACCGCTCAGGGAGAGTTCCAGTTCAACCTTGCCTCGCAGATCGTTCTCTGTTGGGACGGTGAACGCGTCACGATGAGCCGACGCAACCGTCGCACTGGCGAACCCGAACATCGCTATTGGCGTGGCGATCTGCATCAATTGCAGATATTGTGCGATCGCTCCAGCATTGAGATTTTTATCAACGATGGCGAGGCCGTGATGTCTGCACGCTACTTCCCGGAAAGCGAGGCAACCATCATGTTCAGCGGCTCTGGACGATTAACGCTACAACACTGGCTGTTAGCGCCATGCGTGATAGAATAA
- a CDS encoding substrate-binding domain-containing protein, protein MKPTKRITISDIAALAGVSKSTASLVLNGRSKEFRVSDETRDRILAVAHEQRYQPSIHARSLRSSRSNTLGLVVPEMTNYGFAVISRELEMRCREAGLQLLIACTDENASQEMMAVNSLVQRQVDGLIVASSLLSDVEYQKINQQLPVVQFDRVIGDSTLPMVISEAVESTAEMVERIARQHRDEFYFLGGQPRISPTRHRLEGFQLGLTRAGIDCQPEWILHGSYHPSAGYEMFAQLCATLGRPPKALFVAACGLMEGVLRYMNQHNLMGSGIRLCCFDDHYLFDCLPLKIDTVAQDCENLARNSFEMITSLIAQQPLEEDRRYIPTRIHWRHPDSRA, encoded by the coding sequence GTGAAACCGACTAAACGCATAACGATCAGTGACATCGCCGCACTGGCCGGTGTATCAAAATCCACCGCCAGTCTGGTGCTTAACGGCCGCAGCAAAGAGTTTCGCGTTTCTGATGAAACCCGCGATCGTATTTTGGCCGTCGCGCACGAGCAGCGTTATCAACCAAGCATTCACGCACGTTCGCTGCGTTCTTCACGCAGCAATACGCTAGGGCTGGTGGTGCCGGAAATGACCAACTACGGCTTCGCCGTGATTTCCCGCGAACTGGAGATGCGGTGCCGTGAAGCAGGGTTACAGTTACTGATTGCCTGTACCGACGAGAATGCCAGTCAGGAGATGATGGCAGTCAACAGTCTGGTACAGCGTCAGGTCGATGGCTTGATCGTCGCTTCCAGCCTGTTGAGCGATGTCGAGTATCAAAAAATTAATCAGCAACTGCCCGTTGTACAATTTGACCGGGTTATTGGTGATTCCACGCTGCCGATGGTGATTTCCGAAGCGGTAGAATCCACGGCGGAAATGGTCGAGCGTATCGCCCGTCAGCACCGTGATGAGTTCTATTTCCTTGGCGGCCAGCCTCGTATTTCTCCGACTCGCCATCGTCTGGAAGGCTTCCAGCTTGGGCTGACGCGTGCTGGTATCGACTGCCAGCCAGAGTGGATCCTTCACGGCAGCTATCACCCCAGTGCGGGTTATGAAATGTTTGCTCAACTGTGTGCGACGCTGGGGCGTCCGCCAAAAGCGCTGTTTGTAGCCGCCTGCGGCCTGATGGAAGGCGTGCTGCGCTATATGAACCAGCATAACCTGATGGGAAGCGGTATCCGGCTGTGCTGCTTTGACGATCACTATCTGTTCGATTGTTTACCGCTGAAGATCGATACCGTGGCACAGGACTGTGAAAATCTGGCGCGCAACAGCTTTGAAATGATTACAAGTTTGATTGCGCAACAGCCGCTTGAAGAAGATCGGCGCTATATCCCGACGCGTATTCATTGGCGTCACCCTGACTCACGGGCATAG
- a CDS encoding sucrose-specific PTS transporter subunit IIBC has protein sequence MDINATAASLIPLLGGKENIASAAHCATRLRLVLNDDSLADKKAIENVDGVKGCFQNAGQMQIIFGTGLVNKVYAEFIKAAGISESSKSEAASIAARKLNPLQRLARLLSNIFVPIMPAIIASGLLMGLLGMIKTYGWVDASSAIFVMLDMFSSAAFIILPVLIGFTAAREFGGNPYLGATLGGILTHPALTNAWGVAGGFQTMHFFGMDIAMIGYQGTVFPVLLAVWFMSIVEKRLRKIVPDALDIIVTPFLTVIISGFVAMLIIGPAGRALGDGISLVLSTLIAHAGWLAGLLFGGLYSVIVITGVHHSFHAIEAGLLGNPTIGVNFLLPIWAMANVAQGGACLAVYFKTRDAKTRAIAVPAGLSCLLGITEAAIFGINLRFIKPFLAALAGGALGGAWVVFNHVNMTAVGLTGFPGLAIVQGGSMLNYLIGMLIAFGAAFVISLLLKYKTDSE, from the coding sequence ATGGATATCAACGCAACTGCCGCCTCGCTCATCCCCCTTCTCGGAGGGAAAGAAAACATCGCCAGCGCTGCCCACTGCGCCACTCGCCTGCGTTTGGTGCTGAACGACGACAGTCTGGCAGACAAGAAAGCCATTGAGAACGTGGATGGCGTTAAAGGGTGCTTCCAGAACGCCGGACAAATGCAAATTATCTTCGGCACCGGTCTGGTGAACAAGGTCTACGCTGAGTTCATTAAAGCCGCTGGCATCAGTGAATCAAGCAAATCCGAAGCCGCCTCAATCGCGGCGAGGAAGCTGAACCCGCTGCAACGACTGGCGCGTCTGCTATCGAATATTTTCGTCCCGATCATGCCAGCGATTATCGCTTCTGGCCTATTGATGGGGCTGCTCGGCATGATCAAGACCTACGGCTGGGTCGATGCCAGCAGCGCGATCTTCGTGATGCTCGATATGTTCAGTTCCGCAGCCTTTATTATCCTGCCTGTGCTGATCGGCTTTACCGCCGCACGGGAATTCGGCGGTAACCCCTATCTGGGCGCAACGCTGGGCGGCATTCTGACCCACCCGGCACTGACCAACGCCTGGGGCGTCGCGGGGGGCTTCCAGACCATGCATTTCTTCGGCATGGACATCGCCATGATTGGCTATCAGGGCACCGTATTCCCGGTACTGCTAGCCGTTTGGTTCATGAGCATCGTGGAAAAACGTCTGCGTAAAATTGTACCTGATGCGCTGGACATCATCGTCACGCCGTTCCTGACGGTCATCATTTCCGGCTTTGTCGCCATGCTGATCATCGGTCCGGCTGGGCGTGCATTGGGAGATGGCATTTCTCTCGTCCTCAGTACCTTGATTGCTCACGCAGGTTGGTTAGCGGGTTTGCTGTTCGGCGGTCTCTATTCCGTCATTGTGATCACTGGTGTTCATCATAGCTTCCATGCGATTGAAGCTGGGCTGCTTGGCAACCCGACTATCGGTGTCAACTTCCTGCTGCCGATTTGGGCGATGGCAAACGTGGCGCAGGGCGGTGCATGTCTGGCGGTCTATTTCAAAACGCGTGATGCCAAAACCAGAGCGATTGCCGTTCCGGCGGGGCTTTCCTGTCTGCTAGGTATCACCGAAGCCGCGATCTTTGGTATCAACCTGCGCTTCATCAAACCGTTTCTGGCAGCGCTGGCAGGCGGGGCGCTTGGTGGTGCATGGGTGGTCTTCAATCACGTCAATATGACGGCCGTCGGGCTGACGGGCTTTCCGGGGCTAGCGATTGTGCAAGGGGGATCGATGCTTAACTACCTGATTGGGATGTTGATTGCATTCGGCGCCGCCTTTGTTATTTCCTTACTGCTGAAATACAAAACGGATAGCGAATAA
- a CDS encoding YiiG family protein codes for MNVRTIRTPVRLAALVAATIGLTACEDKPDVAAAPDQPASATATTAPAPAPAAKPQVDANQKLNIYIQCFNATHVSANKAMERYASWVKDMKAGPTGKERVIYGIYSVSESSLKDCSEPVVNAAQSEPAMPALDTAAKDYSTAVTAWGQTLQEADTYYSRENYKDDAMARGKAMHGDIVKHYAAFNTASRQFNQALEEANDERQLKQLAEIEKSEGRQFNYWYMATMLSAKQLVNMLTQDDFDINTATARLKAYEDNADALIELAKQPDTVKPRTWSVMNSPLENYRISAKERLRRVRDKTSYSQGDRMLLSNGSGWMVSGSADKLIKNYNSLIESSNRMR; via the coding sequence ATGAACGTTCGCACTATCCGGACACCCGTTAGGCTGGCCGCGCTCGTTGCCGCCACCATCGGCTTAACGGCCTGCGAAGACAAGCCCGACGTAGCAGCAGCACCAGACCAGCCCGCTTCTGCCACCGCCACAACAGCACCCGCACCCGCACCCGCAGCGAAACCTCAGGTGGATGCTAACCAGAAGCTCAATATCTACATCCAATGCTTCAACGCCACCCATGTTTCCGCCAACAAAGCGATGGAGCGGTACGCATCTTGGGTAAAAGACATGAAAGCTGGTCCTACGGGCAAGGAGCGCGTCATTTACGGCATCTACTCGGTATCGGAATCCAGCCTGAAAGACTGTAGCGAGCCCGTTGTCAACGCGGCCCAAAGCGAGCCCGCCATGCCAGCGCTGGACACGGCAGCCAAGGACTACTCCACAGCAGTCACCGCCTGGGGGCAGACGCTGCAGGAAGCCGATACTTACTACAGTCGCGAGAACTATAAAGATGACGCAATGGCACGCGGCAAGGCGATGCACGGCGACATCGTCAAGCACTATGCGGCATTCAACACAGCCAGTCGTCAATTCAATCAAGCCCTGGAAGAAGCCAACGACGAGCGCCAACTGAAGCAACTGGCAGAAATTGAGAAGAGCGAAGGTCGTCAGTTCAATTACTGGTATATGGCTACCATGCTCAGCGCCAAACAACTGGTGAACATGCTGACGCAGGATGACTTCGACATCAATACCGCCACTGCGCGGCTTAAAGCCTATGAAGACAACGCCGACGCACTGATCGAACTGGCCAAGCAGCCCGACACCGTGAAACCCAGGACGTGGTCCGTGATGAATTCACCATTGGAAAATTACCGCATATCCGCCAAAGAGCGCCTGCGCCGCGTGCGCGACAAGACGTCCTACAGCCAAGGTGATCGCATGCTGCTGTCTAATGGCTCTGGCTGGATGGTAAGTGGCAGCGCCGACAAACTCATCAAGAACTACAACTCTCTGATAGAAAGCAGCAACCGCATGCGCTGA
- a CDS encoding bactofilin family protein has product MFSFDKNKKDLKEPQGRSEINNSPAISPSNELINSVNPVRVKKDTFISQGARMTGSLSVDGNITVEGQVEGDVQCDNTIKVEHTGQVNGEMKSQQIVINGRVEGRVVASVVAILAQGKVFGDIFTDELSIEKGGIFTGQSHPLTPPTQNQEKLTYVEKKKEKTSKAPADQENVVALASNAPTA; this is encoded by the coding sequence ATGTTTTCATTTGATAAAAATAAAAAAGACCTAAAAGAGCCGCAAGGGCGCAGTGAAATAAATAATTCTCCCGCCATCAGCCCATCGAATGAGTTGATTAATTCAGTGAACCCTGTGCGCGTGAAAAAAGACACCTTCATTTCTCAGGGCGCGCGTATGACGGGCTCTCTGAGCGTTGATGGCAACATCACTGTAGAAGGTCAGGTAGAAGGTGATGTGCAGTGTGATAACACCATTAAAGTGGAGCACACCGGTCAGGTGAACGGTGAAATGAAATCGCAGCAGATCGTCATTAACGGCCGTGTGGAAGGACGCGTGGTCGCCAGCGTTGTGGCGATCTTGGCGCAGGGAAAAGTGTTCGGCGATATTTTTACTGATGAACTCTCTATCGAAAAAGGCGGCATCTTTACTGGCCAATCCCACCCGTTAACCCCGCCAACGCAGAATCAGGAAAAACTGACCTACGTGGAAAAGAAAAAAGAGAAAACCAGTAAAGCGCCAGCAGATCAAGAAAACGTCGTCGCACTAGCGAGTAATGCGCCGACGGCATAA
- a CDS encoding aminoimidazole riboside kinase yields MANRIWVMGDAVVDLIPEGTERYLKCPGGAPANVAVGIARLGGNSAFIGRVGDDVFGHFLKTVLEQENVDTHYMAHDRQHRTSTVVVSLDETGERTFTFMVRPSADLFLQPEDLPVFNRKEWLHLCSIALSQEPSRSTAFKAMRQIKAALGRVCFDPNIRDDLWQSEQELRDYLTQALMLADVVKLSREELAFLCSTPDVEEGIQQFIRRYPTRLLLVTLGSEGVWLHDRHQLRHFAAPSVTPVDTTGAGDAFVAGLLHGLAEYDDLSQPLSWDPIIEQAQRCGALATTAKGAMTALPHAQALHALPVIKP; encoded by the coding sequence ATGGCAAACAGAATTTGGGTCATGGGCGATGCCGTTGTCGATCTCATCCCGGAAGGTACGGAACGCTATCTGAAATGCCCTGGCGGTGCGCCAGCCAACGTCGCGGTCGGCATTGCCAGACTGGGGGGAAACAGCGCTTTTATTGGTCGCGTCGGTGACGATGTGTTTGGGCATTTTCTAAAAACGGTGCTGGAACAGGAAAACGTCGATACCCACTACATGGCGCACGACAGGCAGCACCGGACATCAACTGTGGTCGTAAGCCTCGATGAGACAGGGGAACGCACCTTCACGTTTATGGTGCGCCCCAGCGCTGACCTATTTTTACAGCCGGAAGATCTACCGGTGTTTAATCGGAAAGAGTGGCTGCACCTTTGTTCCATCGCGCTATCGCAGGAACCGTCGCGCAGTACCGCATTTAAGGCAATGCGGCAGATAAAAGCTGCGCTAGGGCGGGTCTGTTTCGATCCCAATATCCGTGACGATCTCTGGCAAAGCGAGCAAGAGCTGCGCGACTACCTGACACAGGCGCTCATGCTGGCCGATGTGGTGAAACTGTCGCGCGAAGAACTGGCTTTTCTCTGTTCAACACCGGACGTTGAAGAAGGTATCCAGCAGTTCATACGGCGCTACCCTACTCGATTGTTACTGGTGACGCTGGGCAGTGAAGGCGTCTGGCTGCACGATCGCCACCAGCTACGGCACTTTGCTGCGCCATCGGTGACGCCTGTCGATACCACCGGTGCAGGGGATGCCTTCGTTGCGGGTTTGCTGCACGGTCTGGCGGAATATGATGATTTATCACAGCCGCTGAGCTGGGACCCGATTATCGAGCAGGCACAGCGGTGTGGTGCGCTAGCCACCACGGCAAAAGGCGCAATGACCGCACTCCCCCACGCCCAAGCGCTGCACGCCCTCCCCGTAATCAAACCCTAA
- a CDS encoding carbohydrate porin, producing MKPSHLAVTIGLLLSSPLYVSAANTDSIEERLNAMEQRLQLAEARAQAAEARATAAEKQTQQLATRTTQTEQKTQQVEQRTTALTKQKSFADGFEFHGYARSGLSINDSATSAKTDIGPGMSPAGQTGGHIGRLGNEDDTYVEIKLEHKQKLDNGATTRFKVMMADGQRSYNDWTAATSDLNVREAFVELGSLPTFTGAFKDTTLWAGKRFDRDNFDIHWLDSDVVFLAGTGGGIYDVKWADSAKSNFSLYGRSLGEITALDNDIKNYVFTANNYVGPFQFMLSGMKAKNNDIDSARASDIARAGTDRDYSTWVSNPNAGDKGYHAMVAYHGDSFYGLRDGTSKTAILYGHGLGGEVKNIGADGNLTDDANTWRFATYGTTALNKTWSFAPSILAQTSKDRYVNGDSYEWVTFNARLIQEITENFALAYEGSYQYMDLDPRGYRSLNQVSGGFYKLTFAPTFKVGDIGNFFSRPELRVFASYMDWDKRLDKYSNDDTFGSTGFKAGGEWNFGIQMETWF from the coding sequence ATGAAACCAAGCCACCTTGCTGTGACGATAGGATTATTACTCTCCTCCCCACTTTATGTTTCTGCTGCCAACACCGACAGTATCGAAGAACGTCTGAACGCAATGGAACAGCGTTTACAACTGGCGGAAGCCCGTGCTCAAGCCGCCGAGGCCAGAGCCACTGCCGCCGAGAAGCAAACCCAGCAACTCGCCACCCGCACCACGCAAACCGAACAGAAAACCCAGCAGGTGGAACAGCGCACGACGGCACTGACCAAGCAGAAATCGTTCGCCGACGGATTTGAATTCCACGGCTACGCGCGCTCTGGTCTGTCAATCAATGATTCCGCTACCAGTGCCAAAACCGATATCGGGCCGGGTATGTCCCCTGCTGGCCAGACGGGTGGACATATTGGTCGCCTGGGGAATGAAGACGACACCTACGTTGAGATCAAACTGGAGCACAAACAAAAGCTGGATAACGGCGCGACCACGCGTTTCAAGGTAATGATGGCGGACGGCCAACGCAGCTATAACGACTGGACAGCAGCCACCAGCGACCTGAACGTCCGCGAAGCTTTCGTCGAGCTGGGCTCGCTGCCGACCTTCACTGGCGCGTTTAAAGACACCACGCTGTGGGCGGGCAAACGCTTCGATCGCGATAACTTCGATATCCACTGGCTCGATAGCGATGTGGTGTTCCTTGCGGGCACCGGTGGCGGGATCTATGACGTGAAATGGGCGGATAGCGCCAAGAGCAACTTCTCGCTGTATGGTCGCAGCCTTGGCGAAATTACCGCGCTGGACAACGACATCAAAAACTACGTCTTTACCGCCAACAACTATGTCGGGCCATTCCAGTTCATGCTGAGCGGCATGAAAGCAAAAAATAACGATATCGACTCAGCCAGAGCCAGTGATATCGCAAGGGCAGGTACCGATCGCGATTATTCTACGTGGGTCAGTAACCCTAATGCGGGTGATAAAGGCTATCACGCGATGGTGGCATACCACGGCGACAGCTTCTACGGCTTACGCGACGGGACATCAAAAACCGCGATCCTCTACGGCCATGGTCTGGGCGGTGAAGTGAAGAACATCGGTGCCGACGGCAACCTGACCGATGACGCCAACACCTGGCGGTTTGCGACCTACGGCACAACGGCGCTGAACAAGACCTGGAGCTTCGCGCCGTCCATTCTGGCGCAAACCAGCAAAGACCGTTACGTCAACGGCGACAGCTACGAATGGGTGACCTTTAATGCGCGCCTGATTCAGGAAATCACCGAAAATTTTGCACTGGCCTATGAAGGCAGCTATCAATACATGGACCTCGATCCGCGCGGTTATCGGAGCCTGAATCAGGTTAGCGGCGGCTTCTACAAACTGACCTTCGCGCCGACGTTCAAGGTCGGCGATATCGGTAACTTCTTTAGCCGCCCTGAGCTACGCGTGTTTGCCAGCTACATGGACTGGGATAAGCGGCTGGATAAGTACTCCAACGATGACACGTTCGGCTCCACCGGCTTTAAAGCAGGCGGCGAATGGAACTTTGGCATCCAGATGGAAACCTGGTTCTGA